The Deltaproteobacteria bacterium genome segment TGCGTCCTAATCGCTGCAACATCTCCGCGTCGCCACTATCCACTCCGAAGTTAATGCCTACGCACCCGGCCCTGCGCATGGTCCAGGCCAATTCCGGCGAGAAGGGAACAGGAGCGCAGTAAGCATACCAGCGCAGTTTTTCCCCGAGATGGCGGCGAATGATCTCCTGGCATACCTCCAAGGCATGCCCGTAGGGTAAATTGAACTCGCTATCGCAGGTGTGAAGATGATCAATTCCCTGCTCGAGAAGCCTTTCCAATTCATCTCCTACGGCTTGGGGTGGGCGGGTTCTTATTTCGTTCCCTTTGGCGATGGGGTCGGCGCAATAAATGCAATGGTTGGGGCATCCGCGTTTGGTCTCAAAGCCGGCCTGTCCGCCTTCGCTAAAATAGCGGCGGTTGTCTATCCAACTTCGACTCATGGGTGGTAGATCCTTTAAAGAGTGAGTCAAAGGCGGGTTGCGGTGCCAGCGGTCATGGGTCTGCCAAATGAGATTGGGGAGGTCCAACCATTGCCTTTTCTCTTCCAACCGATTCGCCAGATCCACCAAGGAAAATTCCCCCTCCCCCCATATTCCCGCATCGGCTCCACAGAGGTTTAAAACTTCCTCCGGGATGACCGAGAAACCAACTCCGCCCAGGATGATCAGCCCCTTGGAATATTGGCGAATATTTTTCACCATAGCGCCGAATGGGTCCAGGAAAGACTGGCGGCTGGTAAACACACAATCGTCCGTGTTCCGCAGGGTAACTCCTACCAAATCAAATTCTTTCTGACGGAAGAATTGAATGATCGCCGCATTACAGTCGTCCGTCCCCAGAGGATCGCAAACCTCAACCTGATGCCCTGAGGCGT includes the following:
- a CDS encoding radical SAM protein; the protein is MHVALVNTNCIKPPIAPIGLDYVAEALNASGHQVEVCDPLGTDDCNAAIIQFFRQKEFDLVGVTLRNTDDCVFTSRQSFLDPFGAMVKNIRQYSKGLIILGGVGFSVIPEEVLNLCGADAGIWGEGEFSLVDLANRLEEKRQWLDLPNLIWQTHDRWHRNPPLTHSLKDLPPMSRSWIDNRRYFSEGGQAGFETKRGCPNHCIYCADPIAKGNEIRTRPPQAVGDELERLLEQGIDHLHTCDSEFNLPYGHALEVCQEIIRRHLGEKLRWYAYCAPVPFSPELAWTMRRAGCVGINFGVDSGDAEMLQRLGRNFSPEDIVQTVRWCKEAGIAVMLDLLLGSPGESKGSVIRTLERMKYMDPERVGVAVGVRVYPGTELAHQVKSEGRQEGLVGGGKGTEPIFFLEPRIAPFVFNLLDELIGADRRFFFFDPSRPEQNYNYNANQRLSEAIRKGYRGAYWDILRRYE